In Melitaea cinxia chromosome 29, ilMelCinx1.1, whole genome shotgun sequence, the genomic stretch acatatatatacggtcaaattgagtaacctcctccattttttgaaatcggttaaaaagataataagtaaaattaaaaactgttttaaatatAGACAGACatgaataaaatacatttataacgCAAACGATAAGATAATCAATTATCTAGAACTGTTTGATCTCGAATCTCCAAATCGTCACGTCCCCGTCACTTGAGAAACAAACGGTCCGAGACgatattgaataatttataagtGACGTGACTCATGTACTAATGTACTCCGCGCTGGGAACTGTTGCCGCTAAGATGTCCCGGATCTTGGTCGCTTATGTACTCATTGGTATTCTGAAggtgaatattattttacttaatttataatctCATTAATTTCTCACAGtttcataaatgtttttttcttaatgAATTCTTTCTTCTTCACATTACTTTTTGAAATGGAACCTACGAAGAAGCTCTGGGTACCTTGCTCGTCACAGAATCACATTATTCATGAGTAGTTGAGGTTCTTGTCCAATCGGAATGCTCCAAATTTTACTCAGCAAGATATTTCATACTCTTCCTTAAATCATAAAACATGTCACGAACACGATCACgaatcagcctgtaacatcccatgggtccctgctccactgcgggttggcggatatattccctactataagatGGACTGGCAATCTGTAATACAGGTCTCCTAGTACAGTCGCCAGTCTCTCACACAGATTTTGCTTTAttgttgaaatttgtattttgtgtctattttgtgtgagaaaaaaacaaataaatattttattttatttatttatttataagtaacaatcgctatcaagtgttatatgataacagccgggaccgacagctcaaCGTGCTTTTTgacgcacggtggggagactcacaagaacagacattcaagccgaaaagaaatattcgtacaaacacaaatatccatcccgagcgtgTTTTAGTCACCTATGCCCACTATTACACTAGAGcggttattaaatttaaagttaatcaAGGTGAGATTATTGTAAGTCGAAAAATATGCGCCTAGCTAACAGCAAATTgtatgactgttttttttttttcagaattctGTGTCTCAAACAACGTTTAGTACGAGCTTTGGAACTAACCAGGCGCTTGGCAACGGCCTGGCAGCCAATAATTTAGTTGCTAACAATCCTGTAGCTAATGCAATTGCAAGCAATATAGTTCGTGGGAATGCTGTAGCCAACCAATTGGCTTTTAATAATGGCATGGATACTTCTCTTGTCAATTCCATAGCTGGCAATCCGATAATAGCGACAACTAATGTTGCAAATACTATAGCTGGAAACAATGATGCTGCTATTAATGTCGCTGCTGAAAATGCTGCTTTAAGTCTAAATGGCTTGACAGTAGCAGGATTGCCAATACCTGGCGTTTCTCCAGTAGAAATCGGCGAAGTTGCTGTTAAAGGAGAACTGCCAGTAGGTGGTTTAACAGCCATAGCTGGTAATGTGCCGGTGATTGGCTACGTAAGTTTCGAGGGTATCTTGCCAGCCGCCGGGCTCGTGAGTATCGCCAGCAACTGTGGATCCAACGACCACGTGGTTCATTAGTATTTCTGTGATCTAATGTagtttaatatgtaatttattttgtatttatttaaatctttaatataataaaatatttattgttaatcctaaatgttcttttattattccttgtgtttattataatattactcgACTAATTATAGATTAGAGATTTGCGAACACTTTCTTTTGACAAGAAatcaagaaaaattatttataagttcaGAGTATTGTATGtcctcaaataaataattgtgtttgctcgcaaacgaaaaaaaaaaccgacttcaattacatcgacgagtaatacaacgtagatcgacgaaaaaatacttaagtaactgcgcgttatcaaagattactcaaaaagtagttatcagatctcaatgaaatttgtatgtgaccacatgacaaacatcagctttcgattaaattaaaaattattaaaatcggtacccccagtaaaaagttattgcggattttcgagagtttccctcgatttctctgagatcccatcatcagatcctggtttccttatcatggtaccaaactagggatatcccctttccaactaaaaaagaattatcataatcggtacacccagtaaaaagttattgcggattttcaagaagttacttcgatttctctggaatcccattattagatcctgatttccttatcatgataccaaactagggatatctcctttccaacaaaaaaagaattatcaaaatcggtacatccagtagaaagttatgcggtataatacaacgcaggtcgacgaaaaaagcgtcaagtaaaaacgcattattagatatagctcgaaaagtagttgttagatctcaaataaatttaaatgggaccaattggcacacaccatttgtcgaaatcgctccacccagtcaaaagttctgatgtaacatacataaaaaaaaaaaaaaaaaatacagtcgaattgagaacctcctccttttttggaagtcggttaaaatagattaaaattatatttgaaagaaTTTTTGTAAAGCAGATTTATACGTTATTATATCTAGAATGAGACATTTGAAGAGAAAAACTTGAGAAATATCGTAGCAAATATAAAATTGACTGAATTCAATCACTTAAACAATAATTAGgttgtcaaaaaaataatcataaaccCTTGACGGTTTTAGTCATAGCAGTTAAAAATCAAAAGGGcgaattattttcataatcgatattggaaaaaaaaatctcagaaTCAGATCGAGTCTTGTGGAGAAGCTCCTGCAGCTGAGTCACTCATAACGATGTACTCATACAAACAACAAACAGctgaaaaatatatgaaataaatgtatttgaaaGATGAAAGATTGAAAGATGTATTTGAAACTAGTATTTTGGTATTTTAAGCTTTGTACAAAAACATACGTGATTTATAAACGGGGGGGGATAGTCTAAAACCTCAGGTTGTCTAAAAGTtgctaaaaatataacattaatagtGAACGACAATTATGCATTCAAAAAAAAGTgcgtaataaaattgtaactctTAAATTTTCGACTGCGATGAGCAAATATTTCCTGTCTAGGTTAGATATTCGCATCTGTGAGAAAATACCACAAAGCATTTTATTATTGACTAGCTTGTGCCAGCAACTTCggccgcgtggaatttaacaaaaaagttattgttcagttcacagagttataaaataagtaaaattctaaaaaaaagtagcctaagttactccttaaaacatcaactatctgccagttaaagccccgtcaaaatcggtccagccgtttcagctACGTCGCGAGCGCAtctactttataataaaacgaagtttattcaaaataattgtatttgctcgcaaacgaataaaaacgacttcaattacatcgacaagtaatataacatagggagacgaaaatatagtgaagtaaatacgtatacgtttacgttatcaaagattactcaaaaagttgtaatcagatctcgatgaaatttaaatgtgaccacacgataaacatcagctttcggttaaattaaaaatcatcaaaatcggtacacccagtaaaaagttatgcggtataatacaacgtatgtcgacgaaaaaatagtcaagtaaaaacgcattatcatcatcactacatagtataaaacaaagtcgctttctctgttcctatgtccctatgtatgcttaaatctttaaaactacgcaacggattttgatgcagttttttttaatagatagagtgatcgaagaggaaggtttatatgtataaaaacatccattaaatagtggagaaatactgttatttttgagttttctaatgttatgtcgtaaataattattatttttttcgcttaaattgcaaacgcaggctaaaccctacgagatttatcaaaataatgtactaagtattgtacacattgaaaaggtctacagaaaactccgcgatggtatatacctatctcttatggatatcacacaataacatttttttgtcatttactttttacgacaaataatggctaatttttgaagcgattttaaccaatacagcattttaagccttatctaattaaataccttaaatacattgttgatttaatatagatctatatggccctttacagcatatgatttcaatgaatattttcgaagatattatagatttaaaaaattgcgGGAGCGTTAGCGTTTGCAACGGTTCCGTCCGGCCGGGGCGGCGTGAGCGTGcctataagtatagtataaaaagtaaatagtatgattcatttttagaaaatgtcgttttatccttgTTTACTTGTGCTTGCATATTTGTAAGCTCGTTAATTGTCTATAAAAAATTCGTCTAGAATATGATGTAAAATCAAACACATTTTAAACTGAACGAAACGCTAGCGCGATTTAAACGGCATCTCATGCCATCTGTTGGTAgatatcaataattatgtagttcTAATGTGCTTGCTTTTACACTTTGTAGGTATGTCTGtgggtatgtatgcatgtatatgtgcatgtaactatgtatgtatttaagtatatatgtatttttttatatcactaattttgaatgtatatatagcaaaataagtactagatcgttcaataagtcccgagactaacctggaaatggcgcatatattaaaaactcttttgatttttaaaaagtactggctatcaatacaagaatatgtgtcaaatttttaaaaatggaacaataaaattattgattttgaaacatttaagtgacgctacggttgtaatttcgatacaatggaaaaaaaacgagtttcgcgtgttgataaaacaatgttttttaatgggaaaaaataccgttgaagcacagcaatggcttataaaatgttatgcaggatcagctccctctaaagcaaccatttgtcggtggtatgccgacttcaaatgcggtcgcatggacaccaatgatggggaacgctcaggtcgtccaaatgaagcagtgactcaacaaaatattaaccaagtcctcaatatcgtattggaagatcggaaggtaaaagtgcgagagatagccgagatagtgaagatttcagctggtagtgttttcactattttaaataaaaatttggccatgtaaaagcttttttctaagtgggtgccgcgtttgcttacaactaatcaaaaggtacaacgtatcaatgattcagagcgatgtttggcgctgatgaatcataataaaaaggattttttacgtcggtatgtaacaatggatgaaacctggatataccatttcactccggaatccaatcgacaggcagcggagtggagagcggctggtgaaagccgcccgaagcgtccaaagactcagaaatcggctggtaaggttatggcgtctatattttgggatgcgcatggaatacttttcatcgactaccttgaaaaggggcaaaatataaatagtgactattacatgtgcttattggagcgattgaagtacgaaattgcggataaacggccttacatgaacaaaaagaaagtggtgtttcaccaggacaacgcgccttgtcacaagtccgtgagaacgatggccaaaattaacgaattgggcttcgaattgcttcctcatcccccttattcgccagacttggcccccagcgattactgactgtttgcagacctcaaaaaaatgcttcagggtaagaaatttaacccaaatagtgaagttatcgcagcaacggaggcttattttgaagccaaagacaaatcgttctacacacatgggatagaaaagttagaaaagcgttggagggactgtatcgctcttggaggagactatgttgatgaataaaaattaattttataaaaaagacctttttttagtacttagtctcgggacttattgaaccacgtgttatatggcattttattattatttttaactttttgttcagtttttttttcactttatcacaaatgcacttatgagtcccgcgataacatcttctctcaccaccatgggtagactggtagagatctcttacagagataagttcgcccttgccaacatttttttgtaaaaatgacttgtaattgtgatttttttaaagtgcaaagaatatatataaagatgagTTGCTGCTGTTTTATGATAAAgacgataatataaataatgttaaaggTCTTTTGCTACTGTCGTTGAAGGAAAATCTCAATCATGTCATAGTGTGACCTGAATATTACGTGTTTGATAAACGCAAGACATGCTATATTCAAATTACTGGCGGCCGCCATGCGGCCGCATacgaatacatatttatttaaaatgtctgaattatttctaattaaaatgtaattaagttAATGATACATAATTATTCTACCTATTATCTAGTCCTTTTTAAGACAACAGAATTGATTTTCAAAGTGACCGTGTGGCGCGTATCACCAGCAATAGTACTAGCGGAGGCTGTAGATGGCGTGAACGACGTATTATCAACCGGTctaagtaaattatattatattatatatattaatatgaacCAAGGTTTAGTAACGTTACCAATTACCGTtagaaaataagttaatatttgtTGACACCTtacattaagtttaattttttttttacagtaattatGAGACGGAAACGCTTTAAAACGCTAAGTTTTACCGGTAAATAGAAGACAGATTGATTGATTGTCACATAAAACTCTCGTAGATAACCGagtttaactttttaaccgacttccaaaaaaggaggaggttctcaattcgactgtatttttttttatgtatgttacttcagaacttttgaccgggtagaccgaattcgacaaattttattttaatcgaaaggtggtgtgtgccaattggtcccatttaaatttatttgagatctaacaactagttttcgagttatatccaataatgcgtttttacttgacgcttttttcgtcgtcctacgttgtattataccgcataactttctactggatgtaccgattttgataattctttttttgttggaaaggggatatccctagtttagtattatgataagaaaaccaggatctgatgatgggatcccagagaaattgacggaaattcttgaaaattcgcaataactttttactgggtgtaccgattttaataatttttaatttaatcgaaagctgatgtttgtcatgtggtcacatataaatttcattgagatctgataactactttttgagtaatctttgataacgcgtagttacttgactattttttcgtcgatctacgttgtattactcgtcgatataattgactagcgacccgctccggcttcgcacgggtataaaatataattatagcctatgtcattcactgaaaaaatgattaaaatcgatccagtagttttgatttattcattactgcccgtggcccgcacgcgttaacttagagtaaaagccggccggaaccgccgcaaacgctacgtaccgcgatttttaaatctgtaatatcttcgaaaatattcatttaaatcatatgctgtaaagggccatatagatctatattaaataaaaaatatatttaaggtgtTTAATTgaataaggattaatgctgtattggttaaaaaaGCTTCGAAAATttgccattatttgtcgtaaaaagtaaatgacaaaaaaatgttattgtgtgatatccataagagataggtatataccatcgcggagttttctgtagaccttttcaatgtgtacaatacttagtacattattttgataaatctcgtagggtttagcctgcgtttgcaatttaagcgaaaaaaataataattatttacgacataacattagaaaactcaaaaataacagtatttctccactatttaatggatgttattatacatataaactttcctcttgaatcaatctatctattaaaaagaaccgcatcaaaatccgttgcgtagttttaaagatttaagcgtacatacatgtgcagggacagagaaagcgactttgttttatactatgtagtgataagtcggttttttttcgtttgcgagcaaacacaattatttatgctATTCTAACCAACAATTTTTCAACCTCCTCATATGTTAGATCCCTTAACCACTCCGTTATAGCTTGTTTACACTTTCGTAATGTCATtggataaatttttagtttatggTTAATAGAATTGTATACGTAAGCGGATTGGCTATCGTACTGACGTTTGGCAAAGACCGTTCGATAAGAATATGACGGTGCAACTATGTCTTTCCTACGTTTTAATACCTTGCGATGATCATAAGGCAaatttttgtgacattttaGTGTAATGTTTAGTATGTAAAGCTTTCTCACTGACAACAAGCCACTAATCTTGAACAGAGTATCAGTAGGAAATCTGAGTGGTTTACAGTACATTACCTTAATAATTGATCTTGGGGTTCGTTCAATATTTAGGAAGCTGGACTTATTGGCGCCTCCCCAGACCGTGATACAATAGCCTAAAACTGATTGGGCCATGGCAATGTAAATCTTATTTAATAGTTCAACCGCCATTACATCCCTCAATGTTTTAAACATCCAAACAAGCTTTCTAATCCTGCTCACAGTTGCTTCAATGTGGGGCTGCCAACTTAATCTCTGATCCACtattatacctaaatatttcaTAGACATCACTTTCTCAATATCCGGGCAGTTGCAATCTATTGGCATTGTATCGACATTTGAACAACTGAGAATTCTAACGCGGAAGTCCGCTCCTGGCTAAAATAAACTCCTtttttaaccggcttccaaaaaaaggaggaggttctcaatttgactgtattttttttaaatgtatgctacTGTGGctaccacatcgaactattattacgtaagtagtaatagtaattaaatgaGGCTACCACAAGACAACTTACCtgatacctttaccatttaaccataccgatacctttaccatttaaccttaccgatacctttaccttaaaaataccttCACCGTTCATAACCTTAACCATTACCAGTCCCTAAAGTGGTGACCCGACGAAGAACACGAAGAATCCCTGCTCGTAAAGAAGAAGAATCCCTACTCGTGAAAAATGGATCAATCAAGAACCACCGAATCCCTGCCCGCCGCAGCCGCCACCGTCGACCAGCCGTCAGAAATCGCGAACATTTCGCTTTCGCTGCGAATTCCACCTTTCTGGCGCGACCGTGTTCGATTATGGTTCTACAGCTTCGAAGCCGCCATTCACGACCAGAAGAAAAGCGAACAACAACTAGCGCAAATGATAATCGCTCGACTAGAGAAGCAAGATATCGAACAAATATCGGACCTTCTCTACAATCCACCCGAATTCAAGCCATACCAAGCGATTAAAGAACGCCTCATCACTGCATACGAAGAGTCAGACAACCGGCAATTTCAAAAGCTCTTGTCAGAAATGGAACTAGGGGATCAGAAACCATCACACCTACTACGACGAATGCGTGATCTCGCCCGCGATAGAATCCCTGATGCCACGCTACGCATCCTGTGGACCAACCACCTACCACCACACATCCGCTCAGTTCTAGCCGTGAGCGATTCCTTCAGCACGAAGACTGCGTTGGAAGAACTCGCCCTCCTCGCTGACAAGATGCTAGAACAACACCGCGAAGTCACCGCTGTCAGCACAACACTACCACCTCATACGTCCGCATCTCAGAATATTGATACAAATTTCTTAATAAACGAAATAAGAAAACTCTCCATAGAAATCGCAGAATTAAAATCAAGACAACCGCAACATAATTTCAAAAGAAACCCTTCTCGAAGCCGCTCATACAACCCTCAATATAAATTACGATCAAGAGGCAACACACAATCGTCAGTGTGCTATTACCACCTACGTTACGGGTCTCAGGCAAGAAACTGCAGGTCACCGTGTTCCTTCGCGTCTAAAGAAGCAAGCGGAAAACCAGAGAGAACGCTGGCAGAAGCGGAATCCGGCGCTCAAGAATACTCCTACCGCCTATTTGTCACAGACAAGAAAACCGGAATATCTTTCTTGGTAGACACGGGAGCTAACATATCCGTTCTACCTAGGAAAAAAACTCATTTCACTACACCGCTGCCATTCAAACTCTACGCCGCTAACAACACCACTATATCGACATACGGTGAAAAAACACTCGAACTAGACCTCAGCCTTCGCCGTCCATACAAGTGGAAGTTCATAGTCGCTGACGTGTCAAAGCCGATACTAGGAGCcgattttctaaagcatcatcaACTCATCGTCGATCTAAAAAACAAGAAACTTATCGATAACGTTACTAACTTAACAGTCAAAGCACCCGTTCGAGCCACAACTATACCTACAGTACGAAGCATAGACAGCAATAATATTTACCACGATATCCTCTCAGAATTCCCCGGCATAACAAGACTGACTGCAATGAACATAAACGACAGCAAGATCAACGTTCAGCACTATATCGAAACCGAAGGACCACCCGTACATTGTCGTGCACGGCCTATACCACCGCATCGCTACGAACAAGTCAGGAAAGAATTTCAAAACATGATGGAACAAGGTCTATGTCGCCCCAGCAAGAGTCCATGGGCGTCACCCCTTCATGTCGTACCAAAGAAGAACGGAGACATACGCGTCTGTGGTGACTATCGCCGTCTAAACGCTATCACCAAGGCCGATCGATATCCGGTAC encodes the following:
- the LOC123667923 gene encoding uncharacterized protein LOC123667923, producing the protein MYSALGTVAAKMSRILVAYVLIGILKNSVSQTTFSTSFGTNQALGNGLAANNLVANNPVANAIASNIVRGNAVANQLAFNNGMDTSLVNSIAGNPIIATTNVANTIAGNNDAAINVAAENAALSLNGLTVAGLPIPGVSPVEIGEVAVKGELPVGGLTAIAGNVPVIGYVSFEGILPAAGLVSIASNCGSNDHVVH